AGGGTGGCGCAGCTGTCGCGCCTGGTGGCGTCGCGCGACGCCGCGGCGGTGCGCGCCGGCGTGGCCGACGGCACCGTCGACATTGTCGTCGGCACGCATGCTCTGCTGGCAAAAACGATCAAATTCAAACGTTTGAGCCTACTTGTTGTCGATGAGGAACAACATTTCGGCGTGGCGCAGAAGGAACGGCTGAAGCAGCTGAAGACCGACGTGCACGTGCTGACGCTGACCGCGACACCGATCCCGCGCACGCTGCAGATGGCGCTGTCGGGCGTGCGCACGATGAGCATGATCGCGACGCCGCCGGTCGACCGGCTGGCGGTGCGCACCTTCGTGCAGCCCTATGACGGCGTGGTGATCCGCGAGGCGATCCTGCGCGAGCGCTATCGCGGCGGCCAGATCTTCTATGTCTGCCCGCGGGTCAGGGATCTCGAGACCGTCCGCGAGCGGCTGGAGAAGCTGGTGCCGGAGGTGCGCATGCGGGTGGCGCACGGCCAGATGGCACCCAGCGATCTGGAAGCGGTGATGACCGATTTCTACGAGCGGCGCTTCGACCTGCTGCTGTCCACCCAGATCGTCGAAAGCGGCCTCGACCTGCCCAATGCCAACACCATCGTCATCCACCGCGCCGACATGTTCGGGCTGGCCCAGCTCTACCAGCTGCGCGGACGGGTCGGCCGCGGCAAGATCCGTGCCTATGCCTATCTGACGACGACGCCCGGCAAGGTGCTGACCGAGGCGGCCGAACGGCGCCTGCACGTGATGCAGACGCTGGATTCGCTCGGCGCCGGCTTCACGCTGGCCAGTCACGACCTCGACATCCGCGGCGCCGGCAACCTGCTGGGCGAGGAGCAGTCCGGCCAGATCCGCGAGGTCGGTGTCGAGCTCTATCAGCAGATGCTGGAGGAGGCGGTGGCGGAGGCGCGGGGCCGGGTCGACGACGTCGGCGAGTCGGAGTGGACCCCGCAGATCACCATCGGCATTCCGGTGCTGATCCCCGAGGACTATGTGCCGGACCTGGGGCTGCGCCTGTCGCTGTACCGGCGCGCCGCCGACCTGCACGACAAGTCGGAGATCGAGGCCTTCGCCGCCGAGCTGATCGACCGGTTCGGCCCGCTCACCGAAGGTGTCGAAAACCTTCTCCAGATCGTTGAAATCAAAAATCTTTGCCGGGCAGCGGGCATCGAGAAGCTCGATGCGGGGCCGAAGGGCGCGGTGGTGGCGTTCCGCGAGAACCGCTTCGCCAACCCGCAGGGCCTGGTCAGCTTCATTGCCGGCCAGGCCGGTCGCGTGGCGCTGCGCCCCGACCATCGGCTGGTCTATCGCCGCGACTGGACCAACGTGAGCGAGCGGGTGAAGGGCACACGCTTCCTGCTGCGCCGGCTGCGCGAGCTGGTCGAGGCACGGGCGGCATGAGCCGCTGGCTGTGTGGTTTGGCGGCGTTGCCGACGCTGGCGGGCGTCGCGCTGGCGCAGCAGCCGACATGGTCGCCGGCTGCATTCACCGAGCCGCCGCGGGTCGGCCGCTGCGCCGTGTTCCCGGCCGACAATCCCTGGAACTGGGACATCGCCGCGGCGCCGGTGGCCCCGGATTCGGCGGCGATCGTCGCGCGGCTGACCGCCGGCGAGGACCGCATGCTGCGCGCCGACTTCGGCGAGGATCCGGACTATGGCATCCCCTATGCCGTGGTCGGCGCCGGCCAGCCGCCGGTGCCGGTGCGGTTCACCGACTATGCCGACGAGAGCGACCCCGGCCCCTATCCGATTCCGGACGAGGCGGTCGTCGAGGGCGGCAACGACGACCATGTGCTGGTCGTCGACGCCGATGGCTGCCGGCTCTACGAACTCTACCGGGCCGCCCGCACCGGCGCCGGCTGGTCGGCGGAGTCCGGCGCGGTGTTCGACCTTTCGTCGAACGCGCTGCGTCCGTTGGGCTGGACCTCGGCTGACGCCGCCGGCCTGCCGATCTTCCCCGGCCTGGTCCGCTACGACGAAGTGGCGTCGGGCACGATAAGGCATGCGTTGCGGGTGACGCTTCCGCAGACCCGGCGCGGGTTCGTCCCGCCGGCCACGCATTGGGCCTCGCAGTCCGACGATCCCGACCTGCCGCCGATGGGCCTGCGGCTGCGGCTGCGCGCCGATTTCGACCTCGCCGGCTTCGAAGGCCAGGCGCGGGTTATCCTGGAGGCGCTGAAGCGTTACGGGCTGATCGTGGCCGACAACGGCACCGGCTGGTTCGTCAGCGGCGCGCCGTCGCCGGGCTGGGTCGACGACGATCTGGCGCAGCTTCGCCGGGTGCCCGGGACCGCATTCGAGGTCGTGGTGACGGGCCCGGTCTACGGACCGGGCGATTTCTGAGCCGGGCTTGGCGCCACGCCGGCGCTATGCGACCGCCTGGTCCCGCATCGCCAGGGCGTGGTCCAGCGCCGCGGCCAGCGTTTCCGGCGGTTGCGCGCCGGACACGGCGAATGCCCGGTCGACGATGAAGCACGGCACGCCGTGGATGCCGGACTGGCGGGCGATCTCGTCCTCGGCCAGCACGTCGGCCTCGGCGGCGTCCGAGCCGCGCAGCTTTTCGATTGCCACCTCGGACAGGCCGGCGGTCTGCGCCAGCGCCGCCAGCTGGTCGAGCGATCCGATGTCGCGGCCTGCCCGGAAGTAGCCGTCGAACAGCGCCTCGACCACCGCGTCCTGACGGTCTTCCTCGGCGGCGAGGGCGATCAGGCGGTGGGCCGCCACGGTATTCGGCGTCCGCGCGATGCGGTCGAAGGCGAAATCGATACCGGCACGCTGGCCGGCCGCGGTGACCCGCTCATAGATGCCGCCGCCGTCGCTGCGCCCGAACTTCGCCTCCAGATAGGCGCGACGCTCCATGCCGTCGCGCGGCATGTCGGGGTTGAGCTGGAAGGCGCGCCAATGCACGTCGACCGCGATGTCCGGTCGGCTGGCCAGGGCGGCTTCCAGGTTGCGCTTGCCGATGAAGCACCAGGGGCAGATCACGTCGGAAACCACGTCGACGCGGACGCGCCGCGCCGCCTTGTCGCCTGTCATCGCCGGCCTCCGTCATTTCGCCGCTGTTCCGCCAGGGTGAATTGCGGCGTTCACCCCTAGACACTATAACCCGCAACCGGACAGTCAACGAACCCGGCGCCGGCTGGGACACCATCCCGGGGGAGGAAAGCCATGCGGTCAGTGCAGCATTACATCGGCGGCAAGCGGGTTGCGCTGAACGGCGGCCGTGTCGGCGACGTGTTCAACCCCGCCACCGGCGAGGTGCAGGCCCAGGTCGTGCTCGGCGCCGGGCCGGAGGTCGACGCCGCGGTCGAGGCCGCGCAAGCGGCATTCCCGCAATGGGCCGCCACGCCGCCGCTGCGCCGCGCACGGGTGAT
This Alphaproteobacteria bacterium DNA region includes the following protein-coding sequences:
- a CDS encoding DsbA family oxidoreductase, with the translated sequence MTGDKAARRVRVDVVSDVICPWCFIGKRNLEAALASRPDIAVDVHWRAFQLNPDMPRDGMERRAYLEAKFGRSDGGGIYERVTAAGQRAGIDFAFDRIARTPNTVAAHRLIALAAEEDRQDAVVEALFDGYFRAGRDIGSLDQLAALAQTAGLSEVAIEKLRGSDAAEADVLAEDEIARQSGIHGVPCFIVDRAFAVSGAQPPETLAAALDHALAMRDQAVA